The genomic interval CTGCAGGCCAAAGGAcaaacatcactgcagctgaaaATGCAAATGGACTTCTACACCTTTACTAGACTAACTACCCATCTGATATTCTTTTGCACTAGGAGAAAAATAATCCTGGTTTACAAAGTGTAATAAATTAGGTAACGCTCAAATCTACATGCTGATGACTTTTGTGCCAATGattattttgcaaaaaaaaaaaaaacatataaatatacTTACCTGCAGTTTTACAGCTAGCCCATTCAGCTCCAGGCAGAACTGCCTGCAAAAGGATTCAAGaatagttaaaataaaatatcctcCGATCAAACGATTTCTGCTTCCACGGCCAGGTTTTAATCAAACTGTCACTGGATTTAAACTAGACGTTCCAAGCAAGTAGAGCTCATCTATACTGCACCTTCTCATATTAGCGATGCTTTTGTTCAAAGCATCTACAGTTGTCATGTTCTGCATGTTGTTAAAGCATTGCTGCTTTTGctcaaagcaaaaaaagaaactttattCTCAAATCTAAAACAACTGAACTTCAGTACTTCAGCCAAGCACTTTTTCTGGTCATATTTCCTGCACCTTCAACAAAGCCAAAAGACGGCCTGTAGAGAAGCGCATCAATAGGCCCTCTTACTGTGAAAGGACCAGAGGGTGTGTCTTTGTGGGTGTAGCATTTGTTCAGTCGAGCTcagaaatcccagcagatcagctaaTCTCCTTGCCGGCCCACATCACATGATAATGTACTACACTCTAAACTGGCTCTCTCAAATAAAGCACTATCTGAGCTGCTTTAGTCTGTCTCCAGTTGCTGTGTATTTGCTTTGCAACCCCCCTTCACCCCAGCCTGTTACTGCCTGCTctaactacccccccccccccccttttttttttctcttccggGGGGGTCTCCATCCAAATAAACCTAAAAGACTGCTGAGCCTCTTTACTATGGTGGAtcaaagaagtaaaaaaaaattaaattaaattttaaaaaatccatcTCCAAACTCAtaacttaaataaaataaaaaggatcTCCTTCATTGTTCTTGCAGTAAATCCATTACATCCAATGTCTTAATTACCAAGCCTAatcacaagcacacattcagAGAAATAATGTGCACTTTTCTTTGTTACTGGATGAAATTCAACttaattgcatttatttatttgttcatagacattacaaaaaaattatGACTACCCACAGTAAAAATAAGCACAGGACATGACAACTGTAGAATAACAAAGCATACAAGACATTTCATGttttagaaacaaaatgaaGCTTGAGAAAACAACCATAAACTAGGCTACACAGTGAAAGACCTACCAGCATATAAATGGAGATTTTGATACTTGTCTGCAGCTCTGACCCTGTATGGAAAATGCATACATTACCTGAGGTGCTCATACTTCCACACCCCCTCATCCTGGCCCTCCGGAGGTTCCAGGATTTTGTCAATATTGGAGCAATCTGACCGGATGTTCTGCTGAATGTACTGAAACAGACAGAACACACACATTGGTACAGACTGACTTAGTTTACACACTGATCTCCATCACCTTCATTTATCCTACCGAATAGGGCTGGTCAATGaaagtataaaaataattactgtaGAATGACAATGAGAACCATCCTGTGCAACACCAATAATGTGTCTGGAATAGAGTTAGAGCCATGCCAGGTTAGGCTGCCGCACAAAGCAGACAGTAAAGGAGGAACAGCATGTGTGCTAATGTTTGGTCTACTGCTAGGCACGCCAGTATGTTAGGAGTGTGAGTGAGAggacagaaaataataaaatgtaaaggaaCACTCaagtgacaaacaaaacaccCCAACAAACAGCCCAAAGCTCAAAAGACGAGGACATTGTTGAAAAGACAACTGTAAAAAGACAACACACCTTTATGGATTGGAGCGAGCTTTGTGCACTTTCCAGATTGGAAGCAgtgacattttggaaaatatgtttgcatGATTGCGGCAGTCCCATTATGGCAAGTTATAATTATAACACATTTAACTGTTGTAAATTACAAGTTGTAGGGCTGTTGCTATGTTACACACCTAAGATGTGGCAGTCACTTTGTCTGTAGCTACATGGCGAGCTTGAAGCCATTTATAATTCTTGTTTGATGTGTAGGTGCTCaccacaaacagaaaatatcgGGGAACGAGAGCATTGATGGCTCCTAAAAACACAGTgaccattctgtgtgttcatatGGACCAGCTTCTCCTAACAACACACTTTGCCTGGTTATTTAGCTTCTCTCTCTGTATCGTATCGTGCTGCTGATCTTATTGTGGGTCACTCAGATGTTTTTTCAGCATTTATGAGTCTGTTTTCCTTCGCACTACCTGTTGGGTTCAGTCTTTACTCTGATTTTACGTGACAACAACATGGCGGCTCTCTAAAGTCAAATCACTCGCTGATTTGAGCAGCTTTCAGCTAAAGCGATAAGACAGCAACACCAAGCACTCAGTCTAAAACTGGGcgtggaacacacacacacacacacacacgttagcCCACCTGTTGAACAGCCAGGGTGCTGTCCATCTCCTCAAACGATTCATCCGGCCAGTTGTAGAAATCCTGCACAATGAGGGACAGTTTTAGTGTGCACTCCGTGTTCAGAGCTGATGGTGCATCACAACTTAACCAAATGTGACCGTCATTTGACGTAAAGTGACAATAAATAGCCGATCCTGGCAGTATTTCCTGATATGACATATGACAAATATGAATGGAGGAAAATAATACAAGACGGCAAACTGTCTGTGACTAGTAAAGTTTGCTGGAGGTGAACATGTTAGTGCTAGAGTTAACAGCCCCAGTTTGTCTACATTACCTAGAGATACGAATGCAGCTGGCTAGCAAGCTAACTACTAGTGGTCTGTTGGGATATGACTACTTCCTGCAAAGCTACAGCGAAATGAATACTTTTCTTCGACAGTGTGTATGGCGGCACcgtgtaaaaaaaatacatatcatCATACTGGTACACGAATTGCTCAGCCGAATGGTTTTTCACGAAGAAAGAAGGAGGACCAAGACTCGTTAATGTTATTCCAGGAACTAGACGGAGCAACcgctaatgttagctagctgGCCATTTCCAGGTCAGGCCCTTCCTTTACGCGGTCTGCAACAAAGTTGTCGCGAAAATAAGGACGATAAAACTGTACAACTTCGCAGATAGTTTCCCCGGCCGCGGAGAGGGGTTCTTGTAGTCGAGCTGGAGAGACTCTGGAGTGTAGCGCTTACCTTTGCCTTGGTTCCAGGCCGATTCCTCCTGAGAACTGCAGTACCCTCCGCCATGACCATCTCGACAGAATACCCGGATGTTCGTCAGCCGCGGTGTTGTAGTCACTGAGCGGATACGGGAACACAAAGAGGCAGCTCAAACTTCACTCTTATGTAAGGAGCCCTCTATCAGTGACAGTGCACTATTTATTCAGCTCTTACGATCTGCAAGAGCTCCGCTTAAAATGGTGAGAAAGATACAGCCCAACTTCATggagacacaaagaaacaaactgacaaacacAGGATGTTTTTACAGCTGATCATGAAATCTGGGTACACTGTCCCACAGGCTGGATTACGAGAAACGCCCgtttatgcagttttttttgtacagAGAGGTGTTGCTGTGATTGGTTTCAGCACGATAGTTGCCATTTTAGTTGCAGGTATTCCTATAGTTTAGAGGCGAGTTTATTTACTAGTGTTTCCTTAGTTTTACGTGTTACTGTAGTTTCATGGGTTGCTTAGCTAGAGGCAGGGGTTAAAGtcggatttggcaggtgggggaaccgTAAGCTTGTGTAGCAGCATGGAGAAAATGATGacttagaaataagtcacaatttgttttttccaggCTGTGATCAGTTTAtcttcattttgtgtgtttagtcAAATGAATTGAACAAGATCTAAGCAGATGTTTCAGGTGGTGTGCAGCTGATGgagctggagcttatcccagctgtcactgggcaAGAGGCAGGATTTTCCCCAgataggtcaccagcctgtcgcagggccaacagtCTACATTCACACTTACTATTTagaaccaattaacctaaccccactaattgcatgtctatggactgtgggaggaagctgtgaagataacctacacagacacagggaaaacatgcaaactgcacacagaaaggtcacatagtggattcaaacccaggacctcctcactgtgaggcagcagtgctaaccactgtaccaACACATggattattagaaaacatttacatttttttgtactcacatttttaactgtattttatgctttatttgAACAAATAAATCTAATCAGCACTGCTCATGTGTCCGTCAGCAAGATCCTGAGGTGGAGGTGTAGcttggcaaagaaaaaaaacccaacaatgagTCTTCACTTTTATTATTGTAACAAAACATGATTAGAATTATTTACaggaacacaaaaaagaaaagccagaCATGAATGAAGTCAATTTCTACTCTCCAGGGACTTTACATGAAGACCGAAGACTCATTCGACATATTTACCGAGGATATCTGCATCACGGAACAGGAAATAGTCCTACAGgaaaaaataagaaagcaaGAAATTAAACTAATGATGGTACAAATGTGTGGACACATTCAGTGCTGAAATTATGCTGTACCTTGTCATCCAAAATGACTTTAGTCCCGCCGTACTCTGGCAGGAGAACTTTCTCTCCAACCTTCACGCTCACCGGCTGAAGGTTCCccttctgaaaaaaaattaaatatcagGACGTTACGCCAACAGCCAAACACCACATTTGTTAAAGTGCCTTTTATATGTACATAGAAAGCTGTATTTTAATTTCAACTATATCATTTACAAGAAAATACAGATCTGGATGCCTACATGACGCTCAGCTTGCTCAGATCCTGACATTTCAAGATGCAGATGTGTTTTTAGATGGTACCTTAGGGCCAACCAGAAATTGTGACTATGTTAGCACAGCTAACCTGATCCAGTCACCAGGGTTTAGAAATTAGTGAGGTCCCaattttttctctcttaatgTATCATATTTAGCACCTTTGTTCCTGTGACCAGTAGAACAGGCTACACTTTCTGAAGAGTGCAGGTCCTCGAGTTGTAAAACAACCAAAACCAGACTTTATTTTGTACAGTTCCATTTCTTGCAGGAACAACTGTGTGTACAGAAATATGGGATGAGTGCTGTgtgtataaaattaaaaaaaccaaaaaaacaatcatTCTATCACTTGAAATTAAAATGGCATAAGGGAAAATTACTTAATGGCTCTGGTCCTGCTATATGTCTAAACCAACCAATTATCATTTCTCACGAGTCATGCATCAACCTAACCAATCAGAGGCTCGGTAGGATGAGCAACAACTCTGTACAAGTCCCAgtcttttcaaagtaaaagtcatCTAAAGCATCACACACTGACTCATGTttttgcacgtgtgtgtgtgtgtgtggtagtggtcggacacacaaacacagactccTTGTAGCAGCTATGCCTGTTATGCTTACCTGGTTGATGGAGCCTGGTCCGACTGCCACCACTGTGGCCTGCAGCACTTTGCCTTGAGACTTCTCTGGCAGCATGATGCCCCCCTTTGTTACCGTCTCTGCTGTGAAGCGCTCCACGAGCACCCGGTCAAAAAGCGGAAGGAATTTTCTGAAGGCCTGCAAGTGACCACACAGGGACAGGAAATACTGATACCACTATCACACATATTTATTATCATATGAGTTACGTGATCCGTTCATcaattaaaaagttaaaaaaataaataaatctctgaAGTTCTGCTCTAAAGCTTTTAAGCTGGCTCTCTTGTGTAAGACTCATTCCTTTCACTTATTTTAGGTTGTGCAGCATTTCCGAGCCTTCACTGATTTGCTGCAAAGCTTTTAGAATGCAAACGTTTATTCAGCTAGATTCAGTGTTTCACATGCTGATGGTTACATTGTAATTGAATACAAAACCACGCTGGTTATAAAGCAGGAATGATTATTAAGCTGCACGGTTTGAGTTAGAGGAGGGGAGGGTGAAGGTCAGTGACAGAGGAAGCCTTTGTCAATCAGTTACTGCAAAACTAAAAATCAACTTGTCCTCATTTATCGCATGATTTCAGACTGAAGACACGAGGGAGGACCGCAGCTTTGTAACATTTAAAGGGGAATCTCTGGAgcttggggagaaaaaaaaaggcaactgggcTTCTTGTTTtaaacagaggatgaactgaggggcaataattttcttttttttttttttagaactatGAAATATCATAAGTTACTTTAAAGTaattcatgaataaaaatataaagtttaCAAGTTGAAAATGAGCAAGATAGGCCCTTTTTAAAGCAGCAACTGCATGAGTGACCTTGAGTAAAGGTTGTTTGTGAAGGTGATGGAGTGGGACTGGTCCCAGTTTGATGActggggagaagaggaggagctgcagctcagGGTCTGAGGCAGACCAGGGCAAGGACTCGTCACCTCTCCACTGATAAAACAAACTAACCAACATCAGTCAGCCCTGGACTCAGATCTAAGAGATAAAATGAAGGCCAGATAAGCCAGTTCTCTCAACAAGTCATATAAGCTCATCATCAGTATACTGCAGCTTCTGATTTTGACTGGCGTATGACCTGTTAGGAAGGCTGACATGGTAAAAACCCTAACTCCAGTAAATGTGGAAATATTCTGCATTTTCCCAGGTTTTACTTGAGAAATgaccaaaaaataataaataagaatGATGCCAAGTATCTAAATCCAAACAGAGTATCAAGCTACTTAAGGATCTAGTTTTGGCTGACAGGTTCTACTTCACGTCATTTCAGAGGCCACAGCTGTACTTTTTAAAGCACCGTGTACCAGCTTAAATTAACCCCAAACGCAATGTTAAATTGAACTTATACATGTTCAATTTAACATTACCAGCTTTTACTTCTAAGCTGGTAATATAATATTTCTTATTATGAACAGAAAGATTAGAGTGAAGCacaacactcaaaaaaaaaaaacca from Archocentrus centrarchus isolate MPI-CPG fArcCen1 chromosome 21, fArcCen1, whole genome shotgun sequence carries:
- the LOC115800402 gene encoding 10 kDa heat shock protein, mitochondrial isoform X2; the protein is MAFRKFLPLFDRVLVERFTAETVTKGGIMLPEKSQGKVLQATVVAVGPGSINQKGNLQPVSVKVGEKVLLPEYGGTKVILDDKDYFLFRDADILGKYVE